From the genome of Sulfitobacter sp. DSM 110093, one region includes:
- a CDS encoding FAD-binding oxidoreductase — protein MQNALETSYDVVIVGGAIYGSALAWWLTNTPGFDGEVLVVERDPTYEFASTSHTNSCIRQQFSAPVNIQISQFGADFIRNFRHFMHDDPEVPELALQSFGYLYLADTPEFAQTLREAQSIQASLGAHTQHMTKDEIAARYPFYMLDDVIAGNHNTVNEGYFDGGTMFDWFNRMAKRRGVTFIHDEVTGMTLNPAGSAVEAVTLKSGAKVSCGTVVNASGPRAAATAQMAGIALPVVPRKRYTFIFDAAEPLEMDLPLTIDPSGVHMRQEGKYYMAGCPPEDDYDAAYDDFAFDHSIWEEKVWPIIATRVPAFERVKVINEWVGHYAFNTVDQNAIVGRHDKVENFVFMNGFSGHGLQQAPAIGRGTAELITHGAFRTLDLTPLDYGRITRSEKFIEKAVI, from the coding sequence ATGCAAAACGCGCTTGAGACGTCATATGACGTGGTGATCGTGGGCGGGGCCATCTACGGCTCGGCCTTGGCTTGGTGGTTGACCAACACGCCGGGGTTTGACGGCGAAGTGCTGGTGGTGGAGCGTGATCCCACCTATGAATTTGCCTCAACCAGCCATACGAATTCCTGCATCCGCCAGCAGTTCAGCGCCCCGGTAAACATCCAGATTTCTCAGTTCGGGGCCGATTTTATCCGCAACTTCCGCCACTTTATGCACGACGATCCCGAGGTGCCGGAGCTGGCGCTGCAAAGCTTTGGCTACCTCTACCTGGCCGACACACCCGAGTTTGCCCAGACCCTGCGGGAAGCGCAGAGCATTCAGGCATCTTTGGGTGCGCATACCCAGCATATGACCAAGGATGAGATCGCCGCGCGCTATCCGTTCTACATGCTCGACGATGTGATCGCGGGCAATCACAACACGGTAAACGAAGGCTATTTCGACGGCGGCACGATGTTCGACTGGTTCAACCGTATGGCCAAGCGTCGAGGCGTGACCTTTATCCACGACGAGGTGACGGGCATGACGCTGAACCCCGCAGGCAGCGCGGTGGAAGCGGTGACGTTGAAATCCGGCGCAAAGGTCTCCTGTGGCACGGTGGTCAATGCCTCAGGCCCCCGCGCGGCGGCGACGGCGCAGATGGCAGGGATCGCCCTGCCCGTGGTGCCGCGCAAGCGCTACACCTTCATCTTTGATGCAGCGGAGCCGCTGGAGATGGACCTGCCGCTGACCATCGACCCCAGCGGTGTGCATATGCGCCAAGAGGGCAAGTATTATATGGCCGGCTGCCCGCCAGAAGATGACTATGACGCAGCTTATGATGATTTTGCCTTTGATCATTCGATCTGGGAGGAGAAAGTCTGGCCCATCATCGCCACCCGCGTTCCGGCCTTTGAGCGGGTCAAGGTGATCAACGAATGGGTTGGGCATTACGCCTTTAACACTGTGGATCAAAACGCAATTGTCGGGCGGCACGACAAGGTCGAGAACTTCGTCTTTATGAACGGGTTTTCCGGCCATGGGTTGCAGCAAGCCCCCGCCATCGGGCGCGGCACGGCTGAGTTGATCACCCATGGCGCCTTTCGCACGCTGGACCTCACCCCATTGGACTACGGGCGCATCACGCGGTCGGAGAAATTTATCGAAAAGGCCGTGATATGA
- a CDS encoding sigma-70 family RNA polymerase sigma factor, with the protein MNSDREEIERLIGQVALGDRAAFETLYDRVSAKLFGVCLRVLDTRAAAEDAMQDSFVKIWNNSDRYQANGLSPMTWLITIARNTAIDRLRATRKGHQDIDTPGLELAAPGPNPEQSAVAASEAKRLTGCLDDLEADRGAAVRGAYLDGDSYADLAQRFNVPLNTMRTWLRRGLMSLRECMSA; encoded by the coding sequence TTGAACAGCGACCGTGAAGAGATCGAGCGTCTGATTGGACAGGTCGCTCTGGGGGACCGTGCGGCATTCGAGACACTTTATGATCGGGTGTCCGCGAAACTATTCGGGGTCTGCCTGCGTGTGTTGGATACACGGGCCGCAGCAGAGGATGCCATGCAGGACAGTTTCGTCAAGATCTGGAATAATTCCGACCGCTATCAGGCCAATGGTCTGTCGCCGATGACGTGGCTGATTACCATTGCGCGCAATACCGCGATTGATCGGCTGCGTGCGACCCGCAAGGGGCATCAGGATATCGACACGCCGGGGCTGGAACTGGCCGCGCCGGGGCCGAACCCCGAACAATCCGCCGTTGCCGCATCCGAAGCGAAGCGCCTGACCGGCTGCCTCGACGATCTAGAGGCCGACCGGGGCGCTGCCGTGCGCGGTGCTTATCTTGATGGCGACAGTTACGCCGACCTTGCCCAGCGTTTTAACGTGCCGCTTAATACGATGCGCACATGGCTACGGCGCGGGTTGATGAGCCTACGGGAGTGTATGAGCGCATGA
- a CDS encoding anti-sigma factor — MSDTPIIPPQDDDLLAAEVALGLLEGEDRVAARARLLQDRDFARTVADWQERFVALTDDIAPVAPPTKTRKALMSRLFPTRHVPLMQRLWLWQGISVAALATVAFLALPMLREAPTQVPGDVYATRMVAEDSTLELLAVMDMSRGDIALRRVSGNAPEGRVLELWAILPDRAPISLGVLPEGDVTRVALPADLATDAAAITLAITDEPPGGAPEGAPTGGIMALGAVAEL, encoded by the coding sequence ATGAGTGACACGCCCATCATCCCCCCCCAAGACGACGATCTGCTGGCCGCCGAAGTGGCGTTGGGTCTGCTCGAAGGCGAAGACCGCGTGGCCGCACGCGCGCGCCTTTTGCAAGACCGCGATTTTGCCCGCACCGTGGCCGATTGGCAGGAGCGTTTCGTCGCGCTGACCGATGATATCGCACCTGTCGCCCCGCCCACCAAGACGCGCAAGGCGCTGATGTCGCGGCTCTTCCCCACGCGCCATGTGCCGTTGATGCAGCGCCTCTGGCTCTGGCAGGGCATTTCGGTTGCTGCATTGGCGACCGTGGCCTTCCTTGCTCTGCCCATGTTGCGCGAGGCGCCGACCCAAGTGCCGGGCGACGTCTATGCTACCCGGATGGTTGCAGAAGACAGTACGCTAGAATTGCTGGCTGTTATGGATATGTCTCGCGGCGATATCGCGCTGCGTCGGGTTTCGGGCAATGCACCCGAAGGGCGTGTGTTAGAGCTTTGGGCCATTCTGCCCGATCGCGCGCCGATCTCTTTGGGCGTTCTGCCTGAAGGCGACGTGACCCGCGTGGCCTTGCCCGCCGATCTGGCAACTGATGCGGCCGCGATCACGCTGGCCATTACCGATGAGCCACCGGGCGGCGCGCCGGAGGGCGCGCCCACTGGCGGCATCATGGCCCTCGGCGCCGTTGCCGAACTGTAA